The DNA segment AAGCTGGGGAAAAAGGTTCAATAGACCCCAAAATGACAGTTCATAGACTCActcaaatcaaatatatatcacAAATATAGGTTGTACTCCAACTGACAACACAAAGAGAGGGTGGGGGGAGGGAAGAAAGCAATAATAGCTATGACATGATGAAGATGATCATAAtaataaatgaaataaaaagaTTCATGCATCAATTAACATCACTATCATGGTTACGAATAGATGCTACGAGATGATCTTGATTGTCATTGGTGCAATGAATTTGGTTGTGTTTTTGGGAAGATCCTTTGCAAAGTTGAATTGGGTACTTCAATCCATTTAGTTCCAACTTTCGAAGTGCTGCTTTACCAAGATCAATGCCACAGATATCAGATAATCgaacaagataaagcaaaacaTCCGAAAGCTCTTCTCCCAAATGTTGCTTCTCCTTTTCTTGCCAATCTGGCAGCCCTCTTGGGACCTCGCCTTTCCACTGAAATATCTCAGACAATTCCCCCACTTCCCCCACCTGATTTGACGCACATATGAAATGTtacagttaaatattttaaatcatacaGCCATCTCGTGGGAAACAGAATTTTTGTAGAAATAAGAGCATTAATATATGTGCTAAAACACTTCGGTAGATGATTATTATATTGGTAGAGCCGCCTGCAAAAATTGCTTACTTGGCAAAACATACTGAACAACTAGAGCCTAGATGTACTGGAACAAACTGCTGACGCCAAAAATTCTTGAAATTTGAGTCAGCACCAGGTTTTAAAATGTATTTTAGTCTACTAAGTGCAGCAAATTTAAGGCATAATCAGTCTCACTTCTCCCCATTCTGTGTTGTCTTATATTATACACTAGAAAAACAAGGCATGCAGGAATATAGCATTCAGCTAAAAGACACGATATGATGATAATTTTGTGTAGGAGTGCCAAAGCAACTGCACTTTTGGATAACTTTATTTTTTGAGTCACAGTTTCGGATAAATTTTAAGTGTGGCTAAGTAGAAACATATTATTGTTGGTGGCAGTTCTGATGTTGCTTCAGACAGTGTTCTCTGACAGTAGTGCTATAATGATATTGTGGGAAACATAAAAATCACACGATACTAGCTAGTTTTAGGTACAATGAAATCTGTGGAAAATAAAGGGGTTTTCTGGTTTTTCCTTTCAGACATGATGTCTTTGAACAATTGAGGTGATTAATGTTGTATCAACGGCCAAACATTTATTGTCAAAAACAAAAATGGTTGAACTTTTTAAGGATATACACATCAAAAGGAAAAAAAGAGAGAACTTTCAAGGAAGTTTTGCGGAAAAAGGCCTGCCTTTTTTATGGGAAACCAAGCAACAAACTTTACACTTGTTCTTCAAGAATTCCCAAGAAACGGATTCAAGTAAATATTAAAGCCTGTCAATATAAGACCCTTTTCGTTTATCTCATCACTTTTGTTCTCTACGGAAGGACCCACGAATAAATTTGAAGTACAATAtttaaaaatgtaaattccatCAAAACATTATTGAGTTAGCTTTATCCTGGCCCGTCCCAATTCTCTACTCAGACCCTAATTATATTAAAACTACATCTCcaccaaaaaaaacaaaaaaaagctATATATAGATAGCTACCCTATATGCTTTAGAAACATAGGAAAAAGAAATATGTTTGTTGAAAGAAAGGATTatagaaaaagaaaaacaatttattcaatatttcaaCGGGATTTCACAAGGGATAAACTCAACAAACACAGAATGATTAATT comes from the Henckelia pumila isolate YLH828 chromosome 1, ASM3356847v2, whole genome shotgun sequence genome and includes:
- the LOC140875218 gene encoding uncharacterized protein, whose protein sequence is MNNKGESEQRGVTLDDLKIKMANFAKERDWDQFHSPRNLLLALVGEVGELSEIFQWKGEVPRGLPDWQEKEKQHLGEELSDVLLYLVRLSDICGIDLGKAALRKLELNGLKYPIQLCKGSSQKHNQIHCTNDNQDHLVASIRNHDSDVN